A single window of Sphingobacteriales bacterium DNA harbors:
- the der gene encoding ribosome biogenesis GTPase Der, producing MSYTVAIVGRPNVGKSTLFNRLVGFRKAITDDVSGVTRDRQYGVTEWNGKIFNVVDTGGFVPKTDDVFEKAIKHQVRIAIEEADLIIFMTDVTTSITDLDESLTKELRKCKKKVLVCVNKVDNNERYLLANEFYALGFEDLFMVSSMSGSGTGELLDAITAEIPDDDTFEDEYADLPKIAIVGQPNAGKSTLLNSLVGDERNIVTEIAGTTRDSIHTRYNLFGNDFLLIDTAGIRKKNKVHEDLEFYSVMRAIKAIDEADVCVLLIDAEFGIEAQDMKIIKLIENKRKGLVIAVNKWDKIVKDTHTHKDFEKKILDKIAPFRDVPIIFISAQEKQRIHKLIETILQVYESKHIKIPTHQLNEILLPEIEKIPPPAYRGEYIKIKYITQLPTKTPSFAFFCNHPDYVKEPYKNFLENKLRTHFNLSGVPINIFMRKK from the coding sequence GTGAGTTATACAGTAGCAATAGTAGGCAGACCAAATGTTGGAAAATCTACTCTATTTAATAGATTAGTTGGTTTTAGAAAAGCAATTACAGATGATGTGAGCGGCGTAACTAGAGATAGACAATATGGCGTTACAGAATGGAATGGAAAAATATTTAATGTGGTAGACACTGGTGGTTTTGTGCCAAAAACTGACGATGTTTTTGAAAAAGCAATTAAACACCAAGTGAGAATAGCAATTGAAGAGGCTGATCTTATCATTTTTATGACTGATGTGACTACAAGCATTACTGATTTGGATGAGTCTTTAACAAAAGAACTTAGAAAATGTAAAAAGAAAGTTCTTGTTTGTGTAAACAAAGTAGATAATAATGAAAGATATTTATTAGCAAATGAATTTTATGCTTTAGGATTTGAAGATTTATTTATGGTTTCATCTATGAGTGGTAGTGGTACTGGCGAATTGCTAGATGCTATAACAGCAGAAATACCTGATGATGACACCTTCGAAGATGAATATGCAGATTTGCCAAAAATTGCAATTGTTGGGCAACCAAATGCTGGAAAATCTACTTTACTGAATTCATTGGTTGGTGATGAGAGAAATATTGTAACTGAAATTGCTGGTACTACGAGAGACAGTATACATACAAGATATAATTTGTTTGGCAATGACTTTTTATTGATAGATACTGCAGGAATTAGGAAAAAGAATAAAGTACATGAAGATTTAGAATTTTATTCTGTGATGCGTGCTATCAAAGCTATTGATGAAGCTGATGTTTGTGTTTTACTTATTGATGCTGAATTTGGTATTGAAGCACAAGACATGAAAATCATTAAACTGATTGAAAACAAAAGAAAAGGTTTGGTGATTGCAGTAAATAAATGGGACAAAATTGTAAAAGACACTCATACACACAAAGATTTTGAAAAGAAAATATTGGATAAAATAGCGCCATTCAGAGATGTGCCTATTATCTTTATTTCTGCTCAAGAAAAGCAAAGAATACATAAATTGATTGAAACTATTTTACAAGTTTATGAGAGTAAACATATTAAAATACCTACTCATCAGCTAAATGAAATTCTTTTACCAGAAATTGAGAAAATTCCGCCACCAGCTTATCGTGGTGAGTATATAAAAATAAAATATATAACACAGTTGCCAACAAAAACTCCAAGTTTTGCGTTCTTCTGCAATCATCCTGATTATGTGAAAGAACCTTATAAAAACTTCTTAGAAAATAAATTAAGAACGCACTTTAATTTAAGTGGTGTGCCAATTAATATATTTATGAGAAAGAAATAG
- a CDS encoding barstar family protein produces the protein MQNFNHFIQQQDVFIAFLDGNENKTLQQFYQNIASALQFPSYFTKNLDSFDEIMNDLSWIEPENIILIIANASQLLSEEDEEIKPIVVDIIQQSEENQTGISVYLR, from the coding sequence ATGCAAAATTTCAATCATTTTATTCAACAACAAGATGTATTTATTGCATTTTTAGATGGAAATGAAAATAAAACGCTTCAACAATTTTATCAAAATATTGCATCTGCATTACAGTTTCCCAGTTACTTTACAAAAAATTTAGATAGTTTCGATGAAATTATGAATGATCTTTCTTGGATAGAACCTGAAAACATTATTTTAATCATTGCAAATGCATCTCAATTGCTATCTGAAGAAGATGAGGAAATAAAACCAATTGTAGTTGATATAATTCAACAATCAGAAGAAAATCAAACAGGAATTAGTGTTTATCTAAGATAA
- a CDS encoding ribonuclease, with the protein MKSTKNIFLLVIAFIIGFAISKITGNYSIVKNKENVVQQDNSNDNYQKEVQQSTQNSTNNHTQYQQYNNNDDVTVDESNSDIPKKVFEVIEHIKKYDKAPDGYVGGRQFMNYEKLLPQVDNKGNKIKYREWDVNPKVEGQNRGKERLVSSNDGVFYYTNDHYQSFTEVK; encoded by the coding sequence ATGAAATCTACTAAAAATATTTTCTTATTAGTTATTGCATTCATTATTGGATTTGCCATATCAAAAATTACAGGAAACTATTCTATTGTAAAAAACAAAGAGAATGTTGTGCAACAAGATAATAGCAATGATAATTATCAAAAAGAAGTACAACAGTCAACGCAAAATTCAACGAATAATCATACTCAGTACCAACAATACAATAATAATGATGATGTTACAGTAGATGAATCTAACTCTGATATTCCAAAAAAGGTATTTGAGGTAATAGAACACATTAAGAAATATGATAAAGCACCAGATGGCTATGTTGGTGGTAGACAGTTTATGAATTATGAAAAATTATTGCCACAAGTAGATAACAAAGGCAATAAAATAAAATACAGAGAATGGGATGTAAATCCAAAAGTTGAAGGACAAAATAGAGGAAAAGAACGCCTTGTTTCTAGCAATGATGGTGTTTTCTACTATACCAATGATCATTATCAATCTTTCACTGAAGTTAAATAA
- the fsa gene encoding fructose-6-phosphate aldolase: MKFFIDTANLDQIREANDLGILDGVTTNPSLMAKEGITGEKNILDHYVQICNIVDGDVSAEVISTNFDGIIEEGMRLASLHKNIVVKVPMIKDGIKAIKHFSEKNIKTNCTLVFSPGQAILAAKAGATYLSPFIGRLDDISYDGMELIHQIRHIYDVHQYRTEILAASVRNSLHIVKCAEAGADVVTCPLSSINSLFYHPLTDKGLQQFLADYAKGNK, encoded by the coding sequence ATGAAATTTTTTATTGATACTGCAAATTTAGACCAAATAAGAGAAGCTAATGATTTAGGAATATTAGATGGTGTAACAACAAATCCATCATTGATGGCAAAAGAAGGCATAACTGGAGAAAAAAATATCTTAGACCATTATGTTCAAATTTGTAATATTGTAGATGGTGATGTAAGCGCAGAAGTAATATCTACAAACTTTGATGGAATAATTGAAGAAGGAATGAGATTGGCTAGTTTGCACAAAAATATTGTAGTGAAAGTGCCCATGATAAAAGATGGTATAAAAGCAATAAAACATTTTTCTGAAAAAAATATTAAAACAAACTGTACGCTAGTATTTTCGCCAGGACAAGCAATTTTGGCTGCAAAAGCTGGTGCTACCTATCTAAGTCCATTCATTGGCAGATTAGATGATATTTCTTATGATGGAATGGAATTAATACATCAAATTAGACATATATATGATGTACATCAATACAGAACTGAAATTTTAGCAGCATCAGTGAGAAATTCATTGCATATTGTAAAGTGTGCAGAGGCTGGAGCAGATGTAGTTACATGTCCACTTTCATCTATTAATAGTTTATTCTATCATCCATTAACAGATAAAGGATTGCAACAGTTTTTAGCAGACTATGCCAAAGGCAACAAATAA
- a CDS encoding S41 family peptidase, with amino-acid sequence MNKAFYPLFFAIILASGVFLGYKLQDRNSAKYKQIGTSGINSKLDYILQLIDAKYVDTVDVNKLYDEAINGILEKLDPHSMYLPPIESQQEAEIMEGNFEGIGIEFLISKDTIQVVNTISGGPAEQVGMSAGDKIIKINDTLVAGNGITNEVVMKKLKGPKGTKVSVTVLKRNKKMVTYSITRNKIPINSVDAGFMLNSNTGYIKINRFSKNTYFEFAEKLDMLSAKGMKNLILDLRGNGGGFMDQAIKITDEFLDGKKLIVYTKGKNSPKIEENAGKIGNFEQGNLAILIDEGSASASEIVSGAIQDWDRGTIIGRRSFGKGLVQEEIPFTDGSALRLTVARYYTPSGRSIQRDYQNGSQAYYEDVNNRFKSNGEAYALDSTKHSVEKYKTKVKGRTVFGGGGIEPDIFVPIDTSMYNPLVNEVLYNSILNEFSYIYYQNIKNNFNYTTFEDYNQKFNISDDVYKQFLNFAYQNGVNKKWNNFEAASRPYLSNRLKAYIAKQKWQMEGLLYILSKDDKMIEKALKTF; translated from the coding sequence ATGAACAAGGCATTTTATCCATTATTTTTCGCAATTATATTAGCTAGTGGTGTTTTTTTAGGTTACAAATTACAAGATAGAAACTCTGCAAAGTACAAGCAAATTGGCACAAGTGGCATTAACTCGAAATTAGATTACATACTACAACTTATTGATGCAAAATATGTAGATACTGTAGATGTAAATAAACTGTATGATGAAGCAATAAATGGTATTTTAGAGAAATTAGATCCACATTCTATGTATTTGCCACCAATTGAGAGTCAGCAAGAAGCAGAAATAATGGAAGGTAACTTTGAAGGTATTGGCATTGAATTTTTAATATCAAAAGATACCATTCAGGTTGTAAATACAATATCTGGTGGGCCAGCAGAGCAAGTAGGTATGAGTGCTGGCGATAAGATTATAAAAATAAATGATACATTGGTAGCTGGAAATGGCATTACTAATGAAGTGGTGATGAAAAAACTAAAAGGACCAAAAGGAACTAAAGTTAGTGTAACTGTATTAAAAAGAAATAAAAAAATGGTTACCTATTCCATTACTCGTAATAAAATTCCTATCAATTCAGTTGATGCTGGGTTTATGCTCAATTCAAACACTGGGTATATAAAAATAAATAGATTTAGTAAGAATACCTATTTTGAATTTGCTGAAAAACTGGATATGTTGAGTGCCAAAGGCATGAAAAATTTGATTTTAGACTTAAGAGGAAATGGTGGTGGATTTATGGATCAAGCGATAAAAATTACTGATGAATTTTTAGATGGTAAGAAACTTATTGTTTATACAAAAGGGAAAAATTCTCCTAAAATTGAAGAAAATGCTGGGAAAATTGGAAACTTTGAGCAAGGAAATTTAGCAATATTGATTGATGAAGGCTCAGCATCTGCAAGTGAAATTGTAAGTGGTGCCATTCAAGATTGGGACAGAGGAACAATAATTGGTCGTCGCTCTTTTGGAAAAGGACTAGTACAAGAAGAAATTCCATTTACTGATGGTTCTGCATTAAGACTTACTGTTGCAAGGTATTATACACCAAGCGGAAGAAGTATTCAAAGAGATTATCAGAATGGTTCGCAAGCTTATTACGAAGATGTAAATAATAGATTTAAAAGCAATGGTGAAGCATATGCTTTAGATAGTACTAAGCATTCAGTAGAAAAATATAAAACAAAAGTAAAAGGCAGAACTGTATTTGGTGGTGGTGGTATAGAGCCAGATATTTTTGTACCAATAGATACAAGTATGTACAATCCATTAGTAAATGAAGTGCTTTACAATTCAATATTAAATGAATTTTCATATATATATTATCAAAATATAAAAAACAATTTTAACTATACTACTTTTGAAGACTACAATCAGAAGTTTAATATAAGTGATGATGTGTACAAACAGTTCCTGAATTTTGCTTATCAAAACGGTGTGAACAAAAAATGGAACAATTTTGAAGCTGCGTCCAGACCATACTTATCAAATAGGCTAAAAGCATATATAGCTAAACAAAAATGGCAAATGGAAGGTCTTTTGTATATTCTATCTAAAGATGATAAAATGATAGAAAAAGCATTGAAGACTTTTTAG